A region from the Actinoplanes sp. OR16 genome encodes:
- a CDS encoding GGDEF domain-containing protein — MRTVIDDSLLSRRRTIETAGLVSRSIGIASTALYGIGLPGYSPPDLSLGMTLACWFGVGAMTMSNVLGYFGRRRPDSRWYSRFSALQVALDTATITGFVIISTREYPQATWPLLSLTVAIAALRQRLAGALLVFALTSAAFLIGVPASHDVAFLVGINLMIAVITGTQSSAFAKQLTTLQETRRALHHQANHDSLTGLPNRSQLAGYADEHRHSPLAVLLLDLNGFKQVNDVHGHAAGDLLLHEVGVRLRAVLDPGDLAGRLGGDEFLVLLPDADTARAARMIDRIREAISRPIAVGDGREVTVGVSAGLAVRAAGSDATLDALTAEADAAMYRDKRKLAA; from the coding sequence ATGCGTACGGTGATCGACGACTCCCTGCTGTCGCGCCGCCGTACCATCGAGACCGCCGGCCTGGTGTCGCGCAGCATCGGCATCGCCAGCACCGCGCTCTACGGCATCGGCCTGCCGGGCTACTCCCCGCCGGACCTCAGCCTGGGCATGACCCTGGCGTGCTGGTTCGGCGTGGGGGCGATGACGATGTCGAACGTCCTCGGCTATTTCGGCCGCCGGCGGCCGGATTCGCGGTGGTACTCCCGGTTCAGCGCCCTGCAGGTCGCCCTCGACACCGCCACCATCACCGGCTTCGTGATCATCTCCACCCGGGAGTACCCGCAGGCCACCTGGCCGCTGCTCAGTCTCACGGTCGCGATCGCCGCGCTGCGGCAGCGGCTCGCCGGCGCCCTGCTGGTCTTCGCGCTCACCTCGGCCGCGTTCCTGATCGGGGTGCCGGCCTCACACGACGTCGCGTTCCTCGTCGGCATCAATCTGATGATCGCGGTGATCACCGGCACCCAGTCGTCGGCCTTCGCCAAGCAGCTCACCACGCTGCAGGAGACCCGCCGCGCGCTGCACCACCAGGCCAACCACGACTCGCTCACCGGTCTGCCGAACCGGTCGCAGCTGGCCGGTTACGCCGACGAGCACCGTCATTCGCCGCTCGCCGTGCTGCTGCTCGACCTCAACGGGTTCAAGCAGGTCAACGACGTGCACGGGCATGCGGCCGGCGACCTGCTGCTGCACGAGGTGGGCGTCCGGCTCCGGGCGGTCCTGGATCCGGGCGATCTGGCCGGCCGGCTGGGCGGCGACGAGTTCCTGGTGCTGCTGCCGGACGCGGACACCGCCCGGGCCGCGCGGATGATCGACCGGATCCGGGAGGCGATCTCCCGGCCGATCGCCGTCGGTGACGGCCGGGAGGTGACGGTCGGGGTGAGCGCCGGTCTGGCCGTTC